A region of the Apium graveolens cultivar Ventura chromosome 6, ASM990537v1, whole genome shotgun sequence genome:
ATGTTCCAGGAGATTCTTATGGACGTTACAATATGCATTCCATAGGCACGACTGACAACCCACCAAAACTGAACAGTGAACGAGGGTATGTGCTCCAAGAACTCATGTTTTTTAAGTTGTTTGGTTACTTTACCACCATCAGAGAACAAAAGCTCCCAAATCATCCGGAGAACAAGGGTAGACAACAAGTTTAACATATGAAGTTGGTCTATATAACAGCATAACTTGGAAATAGCTTTAAACGTGATTAAAAAGTGATGGCCTAACAATAATAGGAATTAAAAAAAAAACCTTTAGTCTATGCAAAATGCTAATCTGGGTAATTTTTTACTGATGAATCTCTGCTAATACCAAACAGAGAATATTCTCTTGGGAAGACATTAATGTGTGAGATTGATGTACAGAAAAGATCAAAAGAGCAGCTTGATGTACGTACCTTGTAGTCTTTTCTGCTAGCAACTTCCTTTTGACTCCACCTCAAGGTCTTTCATGTGTTAATCAAAATTCATGGCACAACAGGTACAGAAGAAATTACAAATGAGAATAGAAGCGCAGGGAAAGTACTTGCAGACAATACTTGAGAAAGCTCAAACAAACCTTTCACTCGATATGAACAATTCTGGAAACTTAGAAGCAACAAGGGTCCAACTAACCAGCTTCAATTTGGCTCTATCGAATTTCATGGAAAATCTGGATGACGAAGAAAGGAATCAGAACATTTCAGAAATGAAAAATTTTCATGGCAGTAGTAGGAATGCTAGTACATCACATTGCACGGGAGAAGTATCAGAAACGAAAGAAGTCAAGTTTAAGATTGAAGAAGGTTCTATAAACTTTGATTTGAATATGAGAAGTAGCTACGACTTTCTGGGCACAGATGAAACTGTACTCGAACAGAAGCCGCCTGCGGATAGGAGGTAGATGTcaaaatacatatatacatagtCTCACATATAATTTTATTGACCTAAATGCCAATGTTATAAGCTCTAACTGTGTTGTATTGTGTATTTGGTTGGTTGCTAAATGTTAATATCCTTCACTTATCCTGTTTATATCAACATATTTTTTGTATAAATAAGATAGTCTTGAAATATGAAGATAAGTGTTTAGAACTTAGGAGTATAATACATTACACTGTCATTTTAGATTAAATTTTCCAGGACAGCAGTATATAACCAGCATAAGAATTATTCGCAAGAGTTTTACTTGGACAAATGAGCAAGCCGTGGCAGCAGATGATCATTTAGCACTAGCACTTAGTCTTGGTCTCTTGGGATCTAGTGTGTTATCGAAATTCTTCAACAACAACAGTACAATCCCCTGAAAGAATCTGGCAAGTGAAGAATGGAAAGGTATCACTGTAAGTTGTatttgttggaaaatatgggtataagtcccatattggtaagtcatatttttgagcattatgactaaatgatgtgtgagatatgatgatattctcttaataatggaaattattattttccattagaatttggctcaaatattatggcataaattaatttgattttgtttcagattaattgatatggtgtatgtcttgatatatttaatctgattctgtttcagattatttatggaatagagtagcttgcaagtattacaccgattccataattaatgatatttaattatggaaaagagtagcgcacaagtctatctacacctatataaacacctctaaggcgttagggttagacacaccaaaaacatattcgcctctaaacacaaatctctctctcggtgatagtttcgtgcccgttcaagctcgctgaaggtgctcgttatccgtaacgccgccgctacctcgttttatcctgggaggctatcgactcgcacatacggtgagaggcgaaatagctttaaggagacagtttcaactggactcgaggatctctcttctgtttatatcttttcttcctccgtttgatctcgtttactcacgcacacacttgtttgattatttgtattaatcgcagattgtttaaacaatcttaaagctatttcttttatatacatctgtgactgatacatctgtatctgcttgttttgttgagtaacagatcgatggagaaccaaactgtgaacgattcgatgaacatgacggctgatcccaacgcacagatcactggatctgatgggggtcaaacgcctgttggacatgtgccttcgggacatgtgcctgtgggacacactgtcattggacagtttagtgttcctcttggacaaatatcggcaggattcactcctccgatcatacctgcggtgcctactggtgtgcatacacctgtagtacagacgcacataccatctgttccacccgtggtgcctgctgcacctgttatgccaactgtgcctgctgcacatgctgaaaaacctgagaagttcaacggaacgaacttcaaacgttggcaacaaaagatgcacttttatctgaccacgttgcatatggatcgcttccttaaggaagaaccaccgttgctcactgctgagagtaacatgcagactgtgtatgctgctgatgcttggaagcactccgactacatctgtcggaactatgtgttaaattgtttgtctgactcgttgtataacgtatacagcgcgaagccaacagctaaggtcttatgggagtcacttgaccataagtataaaaccgaggacgctggggcaaagaagtggattgttggccgctttctcgattataagatggcagactctaagactgtggtcagtcaggtgcaggaactgcaggtgatcattcatgacattcatgctgagggaatggtcataagtgagtctttccaagttgctgctgttattgaaaagcttccacctggatggaaagatttcaagaactaccttaagcacaagcgaaaggagatgtctatggaggatcttattgttagacttcgtattgaagaagacaacagagggtccgagaagaaagttaacgttgccactgagaaggcaaacatggtggagcatgctcaaagctccaagcccaagaaggctaattctggtaaaggggcaaagctggcacccaagggagggatttcgaagtcgaaatttcaagggaagtgctacaactgtgataaagttggtcataggtcttctgactgcaagaagcccaagaagcccaacaagaagaaagaagcaaacatggtagagaatatctccaaggagatgggtgatatagacctctgtgctacggtctctgaagtgaacctggtcggttctaatccacgtgaatggtggattgatactggtgctactaggcatgtttgctcagacaaggcggttttctctagcctcagagcttccgatgctggtgagaagctctacatggggaattcagcaacgtctaccattgagggtgaaggcatggtgatcctgaagatgacctctgggaagaatctgactttgaagaatgtactttatgtgcctgatattcgcaagaaccttgtgtctggttctctgttgaataagcatggctttcgcattgtaatagagtcagataaagttattttgtctaagagtggtatgtttgtaggcaagggttatttaactgatgggctttttaagctcaatgtaatgtccgttaaggacgataatgaaatgaagaattcttctgcttacttgcttgagtctcctaatttatggcatgctagattaggacatgtaaattatgacactttacgacgtttaagtgcaaaagaatacatacctaaacttactatcgattcaaaacataagtgtgagacttgtgttgaggcaaaattaacgagatcatcatttaaacgtgtggaaaggaacaccaaagtgctagacctaatacatagcgacatatgtgatctaaaattcgctccaacaagaggaggaaacaagtattttattacattcatagatgattgtacaaaatactgctatgtatatttgttgaaaagcaaagacgaagctatagataaatttaaaatctataaggaagaagttgagacacaacaaactgagaaaatcaaaacgatacgaagtgatcgtggaggtgaatatgttgaaccgtttggggaattctgttcacaacatggtataatctatgaggtcactgcaccatactcccctcagtcaaatggtgtggctgaaaggaagaatcgcactctgaaagagatgatgaatgcgatgttgttaagctctgggctcccacaatcgatgtggggagaagccatcttaagcgcaaataatattttaaatattacgatgcgcaagaataaggatgtaagtccttatgaaatgtggaagaaaaagaaaccaagttaccaatacctgaaagtgtgggggtgccttgcaaaggtactgatccctacaccgaagaaggtgaagataggtcctaagactgtggattgtgtcttcatcggatatcctccacacagcactgcatatcggtttcttgttcatgaatccaagattcctgatattcaaaagaataccattatggaatcaaggaatgcctcattttttgagacgatgtttccctgtaatccaggaaaccaacaacctacgacgtctaaacgatctcacgagtctgtagatgacgataatgagagtgacgaaagtgaagacgaaaatgtgggggtagtgagaaggagcaaaagacaacgaacggagaaatcctatgggtctgattttatgacctatttgctcgaagaaggtgacccaaaaacttataaggaggcggttacctcacctgatgggcctatgtggaaagaggccatcaagaatgaagttgattcaattatgcaaaatcatacttgggaattagtggacttgccaactggttgcaaaccattaggtagcaagtgggttttcaagaagaagttgaaaactgatggcactattgataagtataaggccagacttgtaattaaaggatacaagcaacaaaaaggccttgattactttgatacatattctcctgtaacgagaataacgtccataaggatgatgtttgctattgctgcaatgcgtaatctaactgtacatcaaatggatgtgaaaacagctttcctaaatggagacatagatgaagaaatctatatggaacaacctgaagggtttgttgtcctaggacaagaaaggaaagtgtgtagattggtgaaatcattgtatggtttgaaacaagcgcctatgaaatggcatgaaaaatttgatgaggtcgtgctggccaatggtttcaaaatcaatgaatgtgatagctgtgcctattacaaggataacgagaacagctatgtcaaggagaatgacaatggctatgtcatgatgacactatatgtagatgatctacttattgctggaagcaatgataaagttatcaaatctacaaaggacatgttgaaatcaaggttcgacatgaaagatatgggactagcaaatgtaattctgggaattcaaatttctagaacatcagagggtctcgcattaagtcaaccacattatgttgacaagatccttgagaagtttcttaaggatgactttgagaaagctaggacacctgtggatatgactttgcacctatccaagaacaaaggtgtagctgtttcccaattggaatactcgaggataattggtagtctgatgtacctcatgagttgtacaagaccagacattgcatactcaattagcaagttgagtaggtttacgagtaatccgggagctgatcactggaaagcgattataagggtactaaggtacttgaggggaactcgagactatggactgcactatggcagataccc
Encoded here:
- the LOC141667256 gene encoding myb family transcription factor PHL11-like isoform X1, which encodes MERMYSGNGSLYEYESGIVMTRDPKPRLRWTSDLHDRFVHAVTKLGGPDKATPKSVLRLMGLKGLTLYHLKSHLQKYRLGQQAKKQDTEQNVENSGDSYGRYNMHSIGTTDNPPKLNSERGEYSLGKTLMCEIDVQKRSKEQLDVQKKLQMRIEAQGKYLQTILEKAQTNLSLDMNNSGNLEATRVQLTSFNLALSNFMENLDDEERNQNISEMKNFHGSSRNASTSHCTGEVSETKEVKFKIEEGSINFDLNMRSSYDFLGTDETVLEQKPPADRRLNFPGQQYITSIRIIRKSFTWTNEQAVAADDHLALALSLGLLGSSVLSKFFNNNSTIP
- the LOC141667256 gene encoding myb family transcription factor PHL11-like isoform X2, with product MERMYSGNGSLYEYESGIVMTRDPKPRLRWTSDLHDRFVHAVTKLGGPDKATPKSVLRLMGLKGLTLYHLKSHLQKYRLGQQAKKQDTEQNVENSGDSYGRYNMHSIGTTDNPPKLNSERGEYSLGKTLMCEIDVQKRSKEQLDVQKKLQMRIEAQGKYLQTILEKAQTNLSLDMNNSGNLEATRVQLTSFNLALSNFMENLDDEERNQNISEMKNFHGSSRNASTSHCTGEVSETKEVKFKIEEGSINFDLNMRSSYDFLGTDETVLEQKPPADRRTAVYNQHKNYSQEFYLDK